GAAAAAGAAATTAAAAACATTGCAAAAAATAGCCTTATTTCAATTTCAAAAGGTTATGAACTTATATATGATAGAGTTAACAAGTTAAGGGAGACACTCTTTCAGTATTTATCTTTCCATTCCCAAAGTGGAGAAAAGAAAGAAAGTCAAGTTTTTGCTTATGTGCCAGTGATCTTTGGTTGTAATAATTTTTGCACATACTGTATAGTGCCTGCAACAAGGGGTAGAGAAAAGTCTCGCCCTCTAAATGAAATCGTTAATGAAGTAAAACAATACGTTGAAGAAGGTGTTAAAGAAATCGTGCTTTTAGGACAGAACATCAACCACTACGGTTATGATTTTGGAAACAAAAATGGTTTTATTGAACTACTTGAAGATATTGATAAAGTGCCCCATTTAGAGCGATTAAGATACCTTACACCTCATCCTGCTTTATTTACAAAGGAGCTAATTTTGAGGATGAAGAACTTAAAGACGCTTATGCCACATTTTCATCTTCCAGTCCAGTCTGGGAGTGATAAAATTTTAAATTTAATGCGAAGGGAATATACAAGAGAACAGTATCTTTCTCTTATTGATGTCATAAAAAGTGAGTTTAGCAATGCTTCTATAACAACTGACATTATAGTTGGTTTCCCACAAGAAACTGATGAAGATTTTTTGCAAACGGTTTCTTTAGTAAAAACTGTTGAATTTGATAAAAGTTTTATTGCATCATATTCAAAGAGGCCAAATACACCTGCATCAAAGATGGAAGGACAGATAGAAGATAGGGTAAAAAAGGAGCGTCTGAATTACCTATTAAATGTGCAAAACAAGATAAGTTTAAAGAAAAACTTAAGTTATGTTGGTAAAACTTACAGCGTGCTTGTTGAAAATGTGAAAGGAAACATTGCATACGGGCGTATCCCCCAAGATAAACTTGTCATAGTAAGTTCGGGAAAAAACATTTCAAAAGGAGAAATTATTCCTGTAAAGATTACCGAAGCAGACTTTATCCATTTAAAAGGTGAATACTAATTTAAAGACCAATTCTTTCAAGGAATTCAAAAACTTTTGAGAGATACTCGTTTATAAAATCTTCGTTTTTCTTATCGTAAAAAAACGTTAAACTTTCTGAGTCTCCCAACGTAATTGCTGCCATATGTGTATCTTCAAAGATTGCTTGAACAAACCAAATCCATTCTTTTTTCATTTTTATTCGTCTAACTACTTCTCTTTTTTTCACCTCATTAATGTCTTCCATAGTATTTCCTCAAATTCTTCTCGTGCTCTTCAAGAGTTTTTGAGAATATCGCATGTCCTTCGGGAGTTGTCATAAAGTAGTAGTAGTTGGTATTAGGTGCCTGTAAAACTGCAAGTATAGATTTTATACTCGGATTGCATATGGGAGTTGGAGGTAAACCTGTATATTTATACGTGTTATAAGGTGAATCAATTTTGTAGTCTTCCTTTGAAAGCCATTCTTTGTGCAAACCCAAAGCATAAAGGATAGTAGAATCTGCTTGAAGTGGCATGCCAATCTTTAGTCTATTTAAGAATACCGATGCTATAAGAGATCTATCTTCATCAAATTTTGCTTCTTTTTCTACAATCGAAGCAAGAACTATTACCTCTCCTTCTGTTAGCCCCTTACTTTGGGCAAGTTCTTTGAAGTTTTGAGGGAGTAATTCTAAAAGTCTTTTTTTCATTTTTGAGACGATACTCTCATAACTTTCATTTTCATAGAAATAATAAGTGTCTGGGTAAAGGTAACCTTCGTCTTTTTTTATAAAATTATAAAAGTCGTCAAAGTTTTTAACAATTCCTTTATCAAATAGACGTTCTGCTACATCTTTTGTTGTAAAACCTTCAACGATCGTTACAAGTATTTCTTTTGGTTTTACTCCTTTTGATAGAGTTGAGAAAAGATCAAATACAGTTCTTACAGGCATAATTTCATATATACCACTTTTAAATGTTCGTTCATTCCCTGTAAGATGTGCCCATATTTTGAATGAGTAAGACTCAAGGATAATTCCGTTATCTTGAAGAGTTTTTGCTATATCGTTAAGAGTTGCACCGTCTTTTATTTCAATCGTTTTAGGGCTTGTAAAAATCATTGTTGGCTCAAAGATGGTAAAACCTAAAACTCCTAGAAGTATTAACAAAATAATTAATCCAAGAAAAACCCTTTTTATTTCTTCCTCCTTAAATATTCAAGATAACTTTCAAGAATAAATAGAGCCTCAAATTTGTCTTTAATCTTTCTTTCCTTTTTAGATTTTATCCCAATAAACTTTAACATTTTGTGAGTTATAACACTCGTATAACGCTCGTCCCATAAAATAAAATTGATATTTGGAAGTTCCATTTTTAGTGCATCAATAAAATTAAGGACCATTTGTGCTTGTGGACCAATACTTCCGTTAAGGTTTTTAGGAAGGCCTACTACAACAGTTTCAACATCTTTTAATTTGATTATCTCTTTTATTTTTTCAATTTCGTTTCCATCTCTTTTAATTATCTCAAGAGGAATGGCAAAAATTTGCTCTTTATCAGAGATTGCAATTCCAATGTTCACATTACCAATATCAAGCGCTAAAACTGGTTTTAAAGCTTTTTCTTCCATCACTTCCATAAATGTTTTATAATTTTCTCTAAATCAACTTTACCATCTACACTACCTTGTGCAATTCTTTCGTTGCCACCACCTTTTATTTCCACTACTTCTTTTATTTTATTGAACAATTCAAAAGGCTTAATCTTATCGTCGAGGCTTCCAATTAGAATAAAGGAGTTCTGTTGCGTGTTTGAAACAAATATCACACTACCAACTTTCAGGTATCTTTTTGCAGTATCGTATGCTTTTCTTAGATCATTTAAATCCGCATTTTCGAAATTGTGTATAAAAATTGGTGTATCATTGTAAGTAAGGTTGGGTTTAAAATTCATAATAATAGACTCAAAGATTTTACTTCTTAAAGTCTGTATGTTTTTTTCAAGATTTTTAGTTTTAGTGAGGTTTTCTTTTATTTTATCTACAAGTTTTTCTTCTTGGGTTTTTAGCACATCTTCAATTGTTAACACAAGTTTTCTTTTTTCTGTTAAATAGTTGTATGCTTTTAAACCTGTTAAGCCTTCTATTCTTTTAATTTGTGAAGCAACTGTCTTTTGAGAAACTAATGCCACCAAACCAATTTCTCCTGTATTTGAAACGTGTGTGCCACCACAAAGTTCTTTACTAATACCTTCAACTTCTATTACTCTTACAATATTTCCGTATTTTTCTTCAAAGAAGGAGAGCGCCCCAAAATTTTTTGCTTCTTCAAGACTCATTGTGTGAACTTTTACGAGTATGTTTTTAAGGACTATTTCGTTTATTTCTTTTTCAATTTCTAAAAGTTTCTCTTGCTCCAAAGTAGCACCAAAATTAAAATCAAATCTAAACTCGTCATCTTTTACTTGTGAACCTTGCTGTCTAACATATTCTCCAAAATGCTTCCTCAAAACTGCTTGTAAAATATGCGTAGAAGTGTGTGAACGTTTTATTGCTTGCCTTCTTAAAGCATCAACTTTTAGTGTTGCAGTATCATTTACTTTAACAAAACCATTAAGTTTTCCTATGTGGACGATGATACCTTCAATTGGTGTTTGTGTATCCTCCACGATAAATTCAAAGTTCTCACCTATTATTATCCCAGTATCACCAACTTGCCCACCTTTTTCTGCATAAAAAGGTGTTTTATCTACTATTAACATTGCTTGCGTATTACTTGCTTCTTCTACTACTTCTCCTTCAACAACGATAGCCAAAACTTTACCCACTTCTTCAAGTTTCTCATAACCTACAAATTCAACTTTGTTAACTATTTTTTTGATATTATTAAACGACACCCTTTCAAGGAAGGCTTCGTTGCCTTTAAATGCTTTTCGAGCCTTTTCTCTTTGTTCCTCTAAGAGTTCCTCAAATTTCTCTCTGCCAAATGAAAAACCGTTTTCCTTTAAAAATAGCTCCGTGATTTCAACAGGGACACCTAAAGTATCGTATAAGTAAAAGACAATTTCACCATCTAATATGTTTTTTTCTCTTTTCTTTAGGGTTTCAACAGCGTTTTCAAGGTAGAAGTATCCTTCTTTTAAGGTGGAGTTGAATCGCTCTTCCTCGTTTTTTATGGTATTTGCGACAATATTAATGCTGTCTTTCGCTTCTGGGTAGATGTCACCCATGGTATCCGCTACTGTGTAGGATAGTTTGTGGAGAAATGGTTCATTGAGATTTATATACCTACCAAAAAGCATTGCCCTTCTTAAAAGTCTTCTTACAACATAACCTCTTTTTTCATTACTCGGAATTACTCCATCTGCAATGAGAAATGTAATTGCTCTAATATGGTCGGAAATGGCACGCATCGCTTTAGTGCTTTTTTCACTTTCTCTATAGTGAACTTTTGAAAGTTCCTCGATTTTATTGATGATTGGGACGAATAGGTCTGTTTCAAAGTCTGACTCAACACCTTCAATAATACTCGTGATTCTTTCTAAGCCCATGCCTGTGTCTATGTTTTTTCGTGCAAGGGGTTTTAGTGTGCCGTCTTCAAGTCTATTGAATTGTGTAAAGACAAGGTTCCAAAATTCAAGAAACCTTCTTTCGGAACTTCCTGGGAGTTCATGCTCTTCTTTTTCGTTTGTTGCGCCTCTATCATAATAAATTTCAGAGCAAGGACCGCATGGGCCTACAGGACCCATCATCCAAAAATTATCTTCCTCTCCTAAAGGGATTATCCTTTCTTCTTTAATGCCGTGTTTCTTCCAGATCTCTTTTGTTTCAATGTCATTTTTGTAAATCGTCACCCAAAGCCTATCTTTGGGTAGTTTTAAGTAATCTAAGATATACTCCATCGCAAAGGCAATTGCTTCCTCTTTGAAGTAATCTCCTATTGAGAAATTTCCAAGCATTTCAAAAAAGGTATGGTGCCTGGGTGTATTGCCAACGTTTTCAATGTCGTTTGTTCTTACACATTTCTGAACGGTTGTAATCCTTCTATTTGGTGGTGTTTCTTCACCTAAAAAATATGCCTTTAAAGGAACCATACCTGCTGCAGTAAAAAGCAAAGTAGGATCCTGCGGAATTAATGAAAAACTTTTCAACCTTAAATGTCCTTTACTCTCAAAAAAATTTAAAAAACTTTCTCTAATGTTCTTGCTGTCCATTTTGCACCCCTAAATTGTCTAATTTTATCACGTTATTTACAAATTTACAACAGGTTGAATTGTTTCTTTTAAAAACGGTTAAAAAGCAGTTGACTGGTTTAAAGATTTTATAAGGTAGTCTTTTAAAAGTTTTAATTTTGTTTTTAAATTTATTTGACTAAATCTTGCCAATTTGTTAAAATGTATATAAATTTACAGAGCGAAAGGAGTAGAAAATATGGCTAAGCAAGTAAGAATTTTTGCCTTTGGTGGAAATGAAGTCTCCCCTGTTGGTCTTGTTGATGAAAAAGGAAAACCTGTGATCCCTGATATTGCAATGCAATGGTCAAGAACCCATGAGACATCAAAGCATATTGCAAAGATTGTCGAATCATTTCCAAATGATACCTATGTAATTACCCATGGTAATGGGCCACAGGTTGGGAATGTGTTTTTAAGAAGCGAGTATTCAAGACCTATACTTCCTCCAATTCCTCTTGATGTTGCAGGTTCAGATACTCAAGGTGCAATGGGATACATGATTGCCCAAATCCTTGGAAATGAGTTAAGAACAAGAGGTATAAATAAAACAATTGTAGGAATTGTAACGCAGGTTGTTGTTGACAAAAACGATCCAGGTTTTCAAAATCCAACAAAATACATAGGGCCCTCTTACACTAAGGAAGAAGCAGAGAAAAGAATGAAAGAAGACGGTTGGATAATGAAGCTTTACAAAAAAGATGAATTGGGTAACGAGATATGGAGAAAGGTCGTTCCATCTCCAGTTCCACTTGATATTGTTGAGTTTGAAACCATAGTTAATGCAATTGAATCAGGTTTTATCCCCATAACAGTTGGTGGTGGAGGAATTCCTGTTGTAGAAGTTGAGCCTGATGACATCGGTAATTTCCAAGCTAATTATGGCATAGTTTTTAAAAATGGCAAAAACGCAAAAGTATACAGAGGCGTTGAAGCAGTAATTGATAAAGATCTTGCCTCAGCACTTCTTGGAGTAATGCTTATTAAATGGGCAAAAGAACACGGAGAAGATTTAGACGTAACTCTTACGATTTTTACAGGAGAAGATGGAGCAAAACTTAACTATCAAAAACCAAACCAGGTAGATTTAAGACATCTTACTCTTGAAGAAGCAAAAAAACTCTATGAAGAGGGTCACTTTCCAGCGGGAAGTATGGGACCAAAGATTCTTGCCTGTATAAAATTCCTTGAGGGCGGTGGTAAAAAGGCATATATTTCACTTACCTCAAGATACCTTGAAACCCTTGAAGGAAAAGCAGGCACAACAATTGTAAGAGAGTAGGCGATTAAAAATGGAAGAACGTATAAAAGAATTGGTAAAAAAATACGAAAGTGATATTATCGACTTTTCTAAAAAAATTGTGCAAACTAAATCTTATTCTTCTCAAGAAGCTGAATTAGTTAAACTCCTTGAGGATAAGATGAAAGAACTTGGTTTTGATGAGGTAATAATTGATGAAACTGGTAATATCATTGGAAGAGTAGGAAATGGCCCTGTAAAACTTCTCTACGATGCGCATATTGACACAGTAAAAGCAGAAGACAGAGAAAATTGGAGCGTTGACCCTTTTTCTGGCGAGATCAAAGACGGTAAACTCTACGGGAGAGGTTCTTCTGATGAAAAGGTTGCAATTGGTTGTATGATTTATGGAGCAAAAATCCTAAAAGAAATTGGTATTCCTAAAGAAATAAGCCTTTATATTTTGGGTTCTGTGCAGGAGGAAGATTGCGATGGCCTTTCCATGTATTACACATTTAATGAGGTTGTTAAGCCCGATTTTGTAGTTTTAGGAGAGCCAACAAGCCTTGATGTTTACCGTGGACACAGAGGAAGAGTTGAAGTTGAGATTATTACAAAAGGTAAGTCTTCCCATGCAGCACATCCAGATAAAGGGGATAACGCAATATATAAAATGGCACAAACTGTTTTAAATATTAAAGAAATGACCAAAAACTTCAAAGAAGACCTTTTCCTTGGCAAAGGAACAGCAGTTGTTTCTCATATTGAATCTAAAGCTCCATCGATTAATTCCGTTCCATATGAAGCAAAAATTTTTATTGATAGAAGGCTCACGGTTGGTGAAACAAAAGAGTCTGCTATTAAAGAATTTGAGTCGTGTCTTGTAGATAAGGCCAATTCAGAGATTAGAGTTCTTACATACGAAACAAAGTCATGGAAGGGCAGACTCATTTCTCAGGAAAAGTATTTCCCAACGTGGATCCTCGAAGAAGATCACCCTCTTGTTAAGGCAGGTTTTGAAACTGCAAAACTTGTCCGACCAAATGAAGATGTGAAAATTTCTAGATGGATATTTTCAACAAACGGTGTAACATCTATGGGAAGATTCCATATACCATCAATTGGTTTTGGACCTGGCGATGAATGGTTAGCCCATGCCGTTGATGAATACGTGCGAGTATCAGATCTA
This genomic stretch from Caldisericaceae bacterium harbors:
- the miaB gene encoding tRNA (N6-isopentenyl adenosine(37)-C2)-methylthiotransferase MiaB; this translates as MKTFLVVSFGCQMNEYEAEKLKEVFYDFGLYEVNNIEEADIVLFNSCAVRSKSEQKLLSSVGYAYSLFKKFGRPYVIVTGCVASIKEKEIKNIAKNSLISISKGYELIYDRVNKLRETLFQYLSFHSQSGEKKESQVFAYVPVIFGCNNFCTYCIVPATRGREKSRPLNEIVNEVKQYVEEGVKEIVLLGQNINHYGYDFGNKNGFIELLEDIDKVPHLERLRYLTPHPALFTKELILRMKNLKTLMPHFHLPVQSGSDKILNLMRREYTREQYLSLIDVIKSEFSNASITTDIIVGFPQETDEDFLQTVSLVKTVEFDKSFIASYSKRPNTPASKMEGQIEDRVKKERLNYLLNVQNKISLKKNLSYVGKTYSVLVENVKGNIAYGRIPQDKLVIVSSGKNISKGEIIPVKITEADFIHLKGEY
- the alaS gene encoding alanine--tRNA ligase — translated: MDSKNIRESFLNFFESKGHLRLKSFSLIPQDPTLLFTAAGMVPLKAYFLGEETPPNRRITTVQKCVRTNDIENVGNTPRHHTFFEMLGNFSIGDYFKEEAIAFAMEYILDYLKLPKDRLWVTIYKNDIETKEIWKKHGIKEERIIPLGEEDNFWMMGPVGPCGPCSEIYYDRGATNEKEEHELPGSSERRFLEFWNLVFTQFNRLEDGTLKPLARKNIDTGMGLERITSIIEGVESDFETDLFVPIINKIEELSKVHYRESEKSTKAMRAISDHIRAITFLIADGVIPSNEKRGYVVRRLLRRAMLFGRYINLNEPFLHKLSYTVADTMGDIYPEAKDSINIVANTIKNEEERFNSTLKEGYFYLENAVETLKKREKNILDGEIVFYLYDTLGVPVEITELFLKENGFSFGREKFEELLEEQREKARKAFKGNEAFLERVSFNNIKKIVNKVEFVGYEKLEEVGKVLAIVVEGEVVEEASNTQAMLIVDKTPFYAEKGGQVGDTGIIIGENFEFIVEDTQTPIEGIIVHIGKLNGFVKVNDTATLKVDALRRQAIKRSHTSTHILQAVLRKHFGEYVRQQGSQVKDDEFRFDFNFGATLEQEKLLEIEKEINEIVLKNILVKVHTMSLEEAKNFGALSFFEEKYGNIVRVIEVEGISKELCGGTHVSNTGEIGLVALVSQKTVASQIKRIEGLTGLKAYNYLTEKRKLVLTIEDVLKTQEEKLVDKIKENLTKTKNLEKNIQTLRSKIFESIIMNFKPNLTYNDTPIFIHNFENADLNDLRKAYDTAKRYLKVGSVIFVSNTQQNSFILIGSLDDKIKPFELFNKIKEVVEIKGGGNERIAQGSVDGKVDLEKIIKHLWK
- the mltG gene encoding endolytic transglycosylase MltG: MLILLGVLGFTIFEPTMIFTSPKTIEIKDGATLNDIAKTLQDNGIILESYSFKIWAHLTGNERTFKSGIYEIMPVRTVFDLFSTLSKGVKPKEILVTIVEGFTTKDVAERLFDKGIVKNFDDFYNFIKKDEGYLYPDTYYFYENESYESIVSKMKKRLLELLPQNFKELAQSKGLTEGEVIVLASIVEKEAKFDEDRSLIASVFLNRLKIGMPLQADSTILYALGLHKEWLSKEDYKIDSPYNTYKYTGLPPTPICNPSIKSILAVLQAPNTNYYYFMTTPEGHAIFSKTLEEHEKNLRKYYGRH
- the ruvX gene encoding Holliday junction resolvase RuvX gives rise to the protein MEEKALKPVLALDIGNVNIGIAISDKEQIFAIPLEIIKRDGNEIEKIKEIIKLKDVETVVVGLPKNLNGSIGPQAQMVLNFIDALKMELPNINFILWDERYTSVITHKMLKFIGIKSKKERKIKDKFEALFILESYLEYLRRKK
- a CDS encoding carbamate kinase gives rise to the protein MAKQVRIFAFGGNEVSPVGLVDEKGKPVIPDIAMQWSRTHETSKHIAKIVESFPNDTYVITHGNGPQVGNVFLRSEYSRPILPPIPLDVAGSDTQGAMGYMIAQILGNELRTRGINKTIVGIVTQVVVDKNDPGFQNPTKYIGPSYTKEEAEKRMKEDGWIMKLYKKDELGNEIWRKVVPSPVPLDIVEFETIVNAIESGFIPITVGGGGIPVVEVEPDDIGNFQANYGIVFKNGKNAKVYRGVEAVIDKDLASALLGVMLIKWAKEHGEDLDVTLTIFTGEDGAKLNYQKPNQVDLRHLTLEEAKKLYEEGHFPAGSMGPKILACIKFLEGGGKKAYISLTSRYLETLEGKAGTTIVRE
- a CDS encoding YgeY family selenium metabolism-linked hydrolase, with the translated sequence MEERIKELVKKYESDIIDFSKKIVQTKSYSSQEAELVKLLEDKMKELGFDEVIIDETGNIIGRVGNGPVKLLYDAHIDTVKAEDRENWSVDPFSGEIKDGKLYGRGSSDEKVAIGCMIYGAKILKEIGIPKEISLYILGSVQEEDCDGLSMYYTFNEVVKPDFVVLGEPTSLDVYRGHRGRVEVEIITKGKSSHAAHPDKGDNAIYKMAQTVLNIKEMTKNFKEDLFLGKGTAVVSHIESKAPSINSVPYEAKIFIDRRLTVGETKESAIKEFESCLVDKANSEIRVLTYETKSWKGRLISQEKYFPTWILEEDHPLVKAGFETAKLVRPNEDVKISRWIFSTNGVTSMGRFHIPSIGFGPGDEWLAHAVDEYVRVSDLPKATEFYALLPFKLLEKIK